In one Pseudomonas sp. Bout1 genomic region, the following are encoded:
- a CDS encoding transporter substrate-binding domain-containing protein → MQKLIKTLTAGCLFALAAHNAVAAEKIVFGIALEPYPPFSEKAGNGAWSGFEPELIKALCERLQAQCPLKEVSWDGLIPALTSKQIDVILNSMSITEEREKVVDFTAPYYQTPAMWVADASLDLATTPEGLKGKVIGVQGSTSNATYLKAYYAQGSTLRYYTTQDDMTADLQSGRIDVMLADALTIEPLLKSAGGSGLADKGLAPKDPLFGSGIGAAVRKGDDALKQQLNGALAAMKADGTYDKIRSRYFSVDISAQ, encoded by the coding sequence ATGCAAAAGCTGATCAAGACTCTCACCGCCGGCTGCCTGTTCGCACTTGCTGCCCACAACGCCGTGGCCGCCGAAAAAATCGTCTTCGGTATCGCCCTGGAACCTTACCCGCCGTTCTCCGAAAAGGCCGGCAACGGTGCCTGGAGCGGTTTCGAGCCAGAACTGATCAAGGCCCTGTGCGAGCGCCTGCAAGCCCAGTGCCCGCTCAAGGAGGTGTCCTGGGACGGGCTGATCCCGGCGCTGACGTCCAAGCAGATCGACGTAATCCTCAACTCCATGAGCATCACCGAAGAGCGTGAAAAGGTCGTCGACTTCACCGCGCCCTACTACCAGACACCGGCGATGTGGGTCGCCGATGCCAGCCTGGACCTGGCCACCACGCCCGAAGGCCTGAAAGGCAAAGTCATCGGCGTACAAGGCTCGACCTCCAACGCCACCTACCTCAAGGCCTACTACGCCCAGGGCTCGACCCTGCGCTACTACACCACCCAGGACGACATGACCGCCGACCTGCAAAGCGGGCGCATCGACGTGATGCTGGCCGACGCGCTGACCATCGAGCCGCTGCTTAAATCCGCCGGCGGCAGCGGCCTGGCCGACAAAGGCCTGGCGCCGAAAGACCCGCTGTTCGGTTCCGGTATCGGCGCCGCCGTGCGCAAGGGTGACGACGCCCTCAAGCAGCAACTCAACGGTGCGCTGGCGGCGATGAAGGCCGACGGCACCTACGACAAGATCCGCAGCCGCTACTTCAGCGTCGACATCTCTGCGCAGTAA
- a CDS encoding GTP-binding protein: MNAESIAVTVVAGFLGAGKTTLLNRMAQQPQYGRMAVIVNDFGELNIDAAIIAEVTDAVVSLQNGCICCTVQEDLLAQLVSLTQLRPRLDRIVIECSGVSDPQRIVQTLGYPQLKAQLHLDTVITLVDASGYRALEGEFARLSRAQVACADLVLLNKADLVSAAELETLRTDISGRARVLSTVQAMVPDALLLGERTERNGLSPVLPRHDQLFESWVWQGNKPLPAKALRDWLGQLPKDLFRLKGLVHLQGNDQPFWLQHVGSRSQFTLANGQAPELAVQLVFIARRGSGLREGLDAQLSALQGL; encoded by the coding sequence ATGAACGCCGAGAGCATCGCGGTGACGGTGGTGGCCGGGTTCCTCGGCGCCGGCAAGACCACCCTGCTCAACCGTATGGCCCAGCAACCGCAGTACGGGCGCATGGCGGTGATCGTGAATGATTTTGGCGAGCTGAATATCGATGCCGCGATCATCGCCGAAGTCACCGACGCGGTGGTCAGCCTGCAAAACGGCTGCATCTGCTGCACCGTGCAGGAAGACCTGCTGGCGCAACTGGTGAGCCTGACGCAACTGCGCCCGCGCCTGGACCGGATCGTCATCGAGTGCAGCGGGGTTTCCGACCCGCAACGCATCGTGCAAACCCTGGGTTACCCACAGCTCAAGGCGCAGTTGCACCTGGACACGGTGATCACCCTGGTGGACGCCAGCGGTTACCGGGCACTCGAAGGTGAGTTCGCGCGCCTGTCCCGGGCCCAGGTGGCCTGTGCCGACCTGGTTCTACTGAACAAGGCCGACCTGGTCAGCGCCGCCGAACTGGAAACCCTGCGCACCGATATCAGTGGCCGGGCGCGGGTGTTGAGTACGGTGCAGGCGATGGTGCCAGATGCCCTGCTGCTGGGCGAACGCACTGAGCGCAACGGCTTGAGCCCGGTGCTGCCGCGCCACGACCAACTGTTTGAAAGCTGGGTGTGGCAAGGCAACAAGCCGCTGCCCGCCAAGGCCTTGCGCGACTGGCTGGGGCAACTGCCCAAGGACCTGTTCCGGCTTAAAGGCCTGGTGCATTTGCAAGGCAACGACCAACCCTTCTGGCTGCAACACGTGGGCAGCCGCAGCCAATTCACCCTGGCCAACGGGCAAGCGCCGGAGCTCGCCGTGCAACTGGTATTTATCGCCCGGCGCGGCAGTGGCTTGCGTGAAGGGCTGGACGCTCAGTTGAGTGCCCTGCAAGGCTTGTGA
- a CDS encoding GNAT family N-acetyltransferase, with translation MSQGLTYRQAHLDDLHTLCVLGQPLNRLHHQERPDIYRDATDQVERDQSHWRPCLTSRVQAVFLAEQQGAGIGFITVQIIETASPLLEPLRVARIGSICVLEAQRGQGIGRELMALAERWAIRQGARDLRLTVWAFNEPARRLYEELGYETRAFEMGKRLG, from the coding sequence ATGTCCCAAGGATTGACCTATCGCCAGGCGCACCTGGATGACCTGCACACCCTGTGCGTGCTCGGCCAGCCGTTGAACCGCCTGCACCACCAGGAACGGCCCGATATCTACCGTGACGCCACCGACCAGGTGGAGCGCGACCAGTCCCATTGGCGGCCCTGCCTCACCAGCCGGGTGCAGGCGGTGTTTCTGGCCGAGCAGCAAGGTGCAGGCATCGGGTTTATCACCGTGCAAATCATCGAGACGGCCAGCCCGTTGCTGGAGCCACTGCGCGTCGCCCGGATCGGCTCGATCTGCGTACTGGAGGCCCAGCGTGGCCAGGGCATTGGCCGTGAACTGATGGCGCTCGCCGAACGCTGGGCCATCCGCCAGGGCGCCAGGGATTTGCGCCTGACCGTCTGGGCCTTCAACGAACCGGCACGGCGGCTGTACGAGGAATTGGGCTACGAAACACGCGCCTTCGAAATGGGCAAGCGCCTCGGTTAA
- a CDS encoding ABC transporter permease subunit codes for MDFSWINSFTGELLHGLGITLKLLVLSGIFGFALAVLVALGRLSSNPLISGPLRAYTAVFRGTPLLVQIYILYYGVGSVFASYPLIRGSFLWPYLREGFWYVALALVLCVGAYVGEVLRGALRAVPKGELEAARAFGMKRMMVLRRVWLPRALELVKPTLVGETVLLLKATALASTVAVTDLLGAANLVRAQTLRVYEPLLAVALIYIVLAFVIEHGFSRWGKVPQRQA; via the coding sequence ATGGACTTTTCCTGGATCAACAGTTTTACCGGCGAGCTGCTGCACGGCCTCGGCATCACCCTGAAGTTGCTGGTGCTGTCGGGCATCTTCGGTTTTGCGCTGGCGGTGCTGGTGGCGTTGGGGCGCTTGTCGTCCAACCCGCTGATCAGCGGCCCGTTGCGCGCCTACACCGCCGTGTTTCGCGGCACGCCGCTGCTGGTGCAGATCTACATCCTGTACTACGGCGTGGGCAGTGTGTTTGCCAGCTACCCGCTGATTCGCGGCAGTTTTCTGTGGCCATACCTGCGCGAAGGCTTCTGGTACGTGGCCCTGGCGCTGGTCTTGTGCGTAGGTGCCTACGTCGGCGAAGTGCTGCGTGGCGCTTTGCGGGCCGTGCCAAAGGGCGAGCTGGAAGCGGCGCGGGCCTTTGGCATGAAGCGAATGATGGTGCTGCGCCGGGTGTGGTTGCCGCGTGCACTGGAGCTGGTCAAGCCAACGCTGGTAGGCGAGACAGTGCTGCTGCTCAAGGCCACCGCGCTGGCGTCCACCGTGGCCGTCACCGACTTGCTGGGCGCCGCCAACCTGGTACGGGCGCAGACTTTGCGCGTGTATGAGCCGCTGCTGGCGGTGGCGCTGATCTACATTGTGTTGGCGTTCGTGATCGAACACGGCTTCTCGCGCTGGGGCAAGGTCCCGCAGCGCCAGGCTTGA
- a CDS encoding amidohydrolase translates to MTASDQFNSTHSAVSPHADLVLHNARLYTLDPTQPWAEAVAIRDGRLIAVGNFAQVQSLIGPHTRQHDLQGAFCMPGLHDMHTHPDLALAPRYSDDLDVGIEDPTPQQLAVSIHAYADSHPGNGWIYGQYWVRYTFREAGQTPGRDWLDSIMPDRPVALLDRMWGTMMVNSKALELAGIDRHTADPRNGYMERDELTGEPTGLLIDGAYALIHAAMPPTPVDVLRRAYRDGVHFQSSHGVTATKYVHVCERRLDALKELDDAGELTLRVEAAISWQDDIFPVRRRWELLGGERHYYRSARLNANAVKFHFDGTVEPKSSYLMTPWEANSTWRGKLNLTPEHITDMVVDMDRRGLRVIAHCTGDGASDVFLDAVAEARRVNGDSGIRHQCAHSTLLHPGNLKRFKTLNVIAEFSPAAWYPTPFASGARSGYGQERLKRIYDFKGVLAEGGLAVMGTDWPVASIDPWLALETMVTRQNPWNQEPECFGEPITLEQALQVATLNGAHAMGLEHSTGSLQVGKSADLIVLDRDLFAQPARNYIHQTQVQLTFVEGRPVYDRLGTFADTSLQAVWQGLPPVIE, encoded by the coding sequence GTGACTGCTTCCGACCAATTCAATTCCACCCACTCCGCTGTCAGCCCCCACGCTGACCTGGTGCTGCACAACGCTCGTCTCTATACCCTCGACCCGACCCAGCCGTGGGCCGAGGCCGTGGCGATTCGCGACGGGCGCCTGATCGCCGTGGGCAACTTCGCACAAGTGCAAAGCCTGATCGGCCCGCACACCCGCCAGCACGACCTGCAAGGCGCGTTCTGCATGCCGGGCCTGCACGACATGCACACTCACCCCGACCTGGCGCTGGCCCCGCGCTACAGCGATGACCTGGACGTGGGCATCGAAGACCCGACCCCGCAGCAACTGGCGGTGTCGATCCACGCCTATGCCGACAGCCACCCGGGCAACGGCTGGATCTACGGCCAGTACTGGGTGCGCTACACCTTCCGCGAAGCCGGCCAGACGCCGGGCCGCGACTGGCTCGACAGCATCATGCCAGACCGCCCGGTGGCCCTGCTGGACCGGATGTGGGGCACCATGATGGTCAACTCCAAGGCCCTGGAGCTGGCCGGCATCGACCGCCACACCGCTGACCCGCGCAACGGCTACATGGAGCGCGACGAACTCACCGGCGAGCCCACCGGCCTGCTGATCGACGGCGCCTACGCACTGATCCACGCGGCCATGCCGCCAACCCCGGTAGACGTGTTGCGCCGCGCCTATCGCGACGGTGTGCATTTCCAAAGCTCGCATGGGGTAACGGCGACCAAGTACGTGCACGTCTGCGAGCGGCGCCTGGACGCCCTCAAGGAACTGGACGATGCCGGCGAACTGACCCTGCGGGTGGAAGCCGCCATCAGTTGGCAGGACGATATTTTCCCGGTGCGCCGGCGCTGGGAATTGCTCGGTGGCGAGCGGCACTACTACCGCAGCGCGCGCCTGAACGCCAACGCGGTGAAGTTCCACTTCGACGGTACCGTGGAGCCCAAGTCCTCATACCTGATGACCCCGTGGGAGGCCAACTCCACCTGGCGCGGCAAGCTCAACCTGACCCCGGAACACATCACCGACATGGTGGTGGACATGGACCGCCGTGGCCTGCGGGTGATCGCCCACTGCACCGGCGACGGCGCCTCCGATGTGTTCCTGGATGCGGTGGCCGAAGCCCGGCGAGTCAACGGTGACAGCGGGATTCGTCACCAGTGCGCCCACAGCACGTTGCTGCACCCGGGCAACCTCAAGCGCTTCAAGACGCTGAACGTGATCGCCGAATTTTCCCCGGCCGCCTGGTACCCGACACCATTCGCCAGCGGCGCGCGCAGCGGTTACGGCCAGGAACGCCTCAAGCGCATCTACGATTTCAAAGGCGTGCTGGCCGAAGGCGGCCTGGCGGTGATGGGCACCGATTGGCCGGTGGCGTCGATCGACCCGTGGCTGGCCCTGGAAACCATGGTCACCCGCCAGAACCCATGGAACCAGGAGCCGGAGTGCTTCGGCGAACCCATCACCCTGGAGCAGGCGCTGCAAGTGGCGACCCTCAACGGCGCCCACGCCATGGGCCTGGAACACTCCACCGGCAGCCTGCAAGTGGGCAAGTCGGCCGACCTGATCGTGCTCGACCGCGACCTGTTCGCCCAGCCTGCACGCAATTACATCCACCAGACCCAGGTGCAACTGACGTTTGTCGAAGGCCGCCCGGTGTACGACCGCCTCGGCACCTTTGCCGACACCTCGCTGCAAGCGGTGTGGCAAGGCTTGCCGCCGGTGATCGAATGA
- a CDS encoding pyridoxal phosphate-dependent aminotransferase translates to MRYSPFVERISGESVSAWDIHYAAVEARGRGEDVIVLSVGDPDFATDSAICEAAVDALRAGDTHYTHVLGRPALREAIAAKQSRLQGVAVHADNVALVAGAQNGLFAASLCLFSHGDEVLVPEPMYLTYEACIHASGARIATIEQPAANGFRLTRAALEAAITAKTRGIALATPCNPTGNVYSREELEMIAQVARQYDLWVISDEVYGQITYDHEHLSIASLPGMAERTVVLNSLSKTHAMTGWRVGWVVGPKPLIGHLDNLLLCMLYGLPGFIQEAAIKALEVDDAVVSDARAVYRRRRDLVVQGLSAITDLDCRVPQAGMFMLVDVRRTGLTSMDFAWQLFRATGVSVLDAQAFGASAEGFVRISFTVADDTLKDACQRIAGFVQGLRANR, encoded by the coding sequence ATGCGTTATTCCCCGTTTGTCGAACGCATTAGCGGCGAGTCCGTCAGCGCCTGGGATATTCACTACGCGGCTGTCGAGGCCCGGGGCCGTGGCGAGGACGTGATCGTACTCAGCGTGGGCGACCCGGACTTCGCCACCGACAGCGCGATTTGCGAAGCCGCCGTCGACGCACTGCGTGCCGGTGACACCCACTACACCCACGTGCTCGGCCGCCCGGCCCTGCGCGAAGCCATCGCCGCCAAGCAAAGCCGGCTGCAAGGCGTCGCGGTGCACGCCGACAATGTCGCGCTGGTGGCCGGTGCGCAGAACGGTTTGTTTGCCGCCTCGTTGTGCCTGTTCAGCCATGGCGATGAAGTGTTGGTGCCAGAACCGATGTACCTGACCTACGAGGCCTGCATCCACGCATCCGGTGCGCGCATCGCGACCATCGAGCAACCGGCGGCCAACGGTTTTCGCCTGACCCGCGCGGCATTGGAAGCGGCGATTACCGCCAAGACCCGGGGCATCGCCCTGGCCACGCCCTGCAATCCGACCGGCAACGTCTACAGCCGTGAAGAGCTGGAAATGATCGCCCAGGTGGCGCGCCAATACGACCTGTGGGTGATCTCCGATGAAGTCTACGGGCAGATCACCTACGACCATGAACACCTGAGCATCGCCTCGTTGCCGGGCATGGCCGAGCGCACCGTGGTGCTCAACAGCCTGTCGAAAACCCACGCCATGACCGGCTGGCGCGTGGGCTGGGTGGTGGGGCCAAAACCGCTGATCGGGCATCTGGATAACCTGCTGCTGTGCATGCTGTACGGCCTGCCGGGGTTTATCCAGGAAGCCGCGATCAAGGCGCTGGAAGTGGATGATGCCGTGGTCAGTGATGCACGGGCGGTGTATCGCCGGCGGCGTGACCTGGTGGTGCAAGGCTTGAGCGCGATCACCGACCTGGACTGCCGCGTGCCCCAGGCCGGGATGTTCATGCTGGTAGATGTACGCCGCACCGGGCTGACCAGCATGGACTTTGCCTGGCAGCTGTTTCGCGCCACCGGCGTCTCGGTGCTCGACGCCCAGGCCTTTGGCGCCAGCGCCGAGGGTTTTGTGCGGATTTCCTTCACCGTCGCCGATGACACCCTCAAGGACGCCTGCCAGCGCATTGCCGGGTTTGTTCAGGGCCTGCGGGCCAATCGCTGA
- a CDS encoding 5-guanidino-2-oxopentanoate decarboxylase, with translation MTTCAQSLVRLLEGYGVDTVFGIPGVHTVELYRGLHGSRLRHISPRHEQGAGFMADGYARASGKPGVCFIITGPGMTNILTAMGQAYADSIPMLVISTTNRREHLRLGHGHLHELPDQRAMVAGVCAFSHTLQSPAQLPEILARAFAVFKCARPRPVHLEIPLDVLDMPAVDLNLMPRSLPGAPAPAPASLAAALQLLNEARRPLILAGGGARDCAQVLQQLAERLQAPVALTTNARGLLPMNHPLLLDGVQSSRHGRSLFDEADVILAVGTELGETDYDFFGLGPLKFKAPLIRLDIDPMQVMGVQRAHVGLVGDAGEGLRALLEQVKPQAASGSWAQGSVQRVNRIERDSWNAKQQGLQGLLDLLRDSLVDPLIVGDSTQPVYQGAVGYQAPAANSWFNAGTGYGTLGYGLPAAIGAKLAKPERPVVALVGDGGMQFSCAELIAAREADVGVIMVLWNNQCYGEIRDYMQAREIPPLGVDIMTPDFAAMARSFHIAHHAVDTPQALHTLLQELAGTRQPVMIELDAARYLKHA, from the coding sequence ATGACCACCTGTGCCCAGTCACTGGTGCGCCTGCTGGAGGGTTATGGCGTAGACACCGTCTTTGGCATCCCCGGCGTGCACACCGTTGAACTCTACCGCGGCCTGCATGGCAGCCGTCTGCGCCATATCAGCCCGCGCCACGAGCAGGGCGCGGGCTTCATGGCCGACGGTTACGCCCGCGCCAGCGGCAAGCCCGGTGTGTGTTTCATCATCACCGGCCCCGGCATGACCAACATCCTCACCGCCATGGGCCAGGCCTACGCCGACTCGATCCCGATGCTGGTGATTTCCACCACCAACCGCCGCGAACACTTGCGCCTGGGCCACGGCCACCTGCATGAACTGCCGGACCAGCGCGCGATGGTCGCCGGGGTGTGCGCCTTCAGCCACACGCTGCAATCCCCCGCGCAACTCCCGGAAATCCTCGCCCGCGCGTTTGCAGTGTTCAAATGTGCACGCCCGCGGCCGGTGCACCTGGAAATCCCGCTGGACGTGCTGGACATGCCCGCCGTCGACCTCAACCTGATGCCCCGTAGCCTGCCCGGCGCACCAGCTCCGGCGCCTGCCTCGCTGGCCGCCGCCCTTCAGTTGCTCAACGAAGCACGTCGCCCGTTGATCCTCGCCGGCGGCGGTGCCCGTGACTGCGCCCAGGTATTGCAGCAACTGGCCGAGCGCCTGCAGGCGCCGGTGGCGCTGACCACCAATGCCCGGGGCTTGTTGCCGATGAACCACCCGTTGTTGCTGGACGGCGTGCAGTCATCCCGCCACGGTCGCTCGTTGTTTGACGAGGCTGATGTGATCCTCGCGGTGGGCACCGAACTGGGAGAAACCGACTACGACTTCTTCGGCCTCGGCCCGCTGAAATTCAAGGCACCGCTGATTCGCCTGGACATCGACCCGATGCAAGTCATGGGTGTGCAGCGAGCCCATGTCGGCCTGGTGGGCGATGCCGGCGAAGGCTTGCGGGCGTTGCTTGAACAGGTCAAGCCGCAAGCCGCGTCCGGCAGTTGGGCGCAGGGCAGTGTGCAGCGGGTCAACCGGATTGAGCGCGACAGCTGGAACGCCAAGCAACAGGGCCTGCAAGGTTTGCTCGACCTGCTGCGCGACAGCCTGGTGGACCCGCTGATCGTCGGCGATTCGACCCAGCCGGTGTACCAGGGCGCGGTGGGTTACCAGGCGCCCGCGGCCAACAGCTGGTTCAACGCCGGCACCGGCTACGGTACCCTCGGCTACGGTTTGCCGGCGGCCATCGGTGCGAAGCTGGCCAAGCCCGAACGCCCGGTGGTGGCGCTGGTGGGCGACGGCGGCATGCAGTTCTCCTGCGCCGAACTGATCGCTGCTCGCGAGGCCGATGTGGGTGTGATCATGGTGCTGTGGAACAACCAGTGCTACGGCGAGATTCGCGACTACATGCAAGCCCGCGAAATACCGCCGCTGGGCGTCGACATCATGACCCCGGACTTTGCCGCCATGGCCCGCAGTTTCCATATCGCCCACCACGCAGTCGACACCCCGCAGGCCCTGCACACTCTGCTGCAGGAACTGGCCGGCACCCGCCAGCCGGTGATGATCGAACTCGACGCCGCTCGCTACCTGAAACACGCCTGA
- a CDS encoding ABC transporter permease subunit, protein MISLSELSQLFVADGWLHALLEGAVVTLQISAGAFVLGLAIGLLVAMIKLKGPRWLVRLANAYTTLYRAVPELLLILLLYYAGTDLLNITMAAMGRDSVTVNGFAAAVLVLGIVQGAYSAEIIRGAIQAIPVGQIEAARSFGIERWLLLRRVLLPSMLPFAMAGLSNLWLVLVKDSALISIVGYSELLSVGKQAAGSTKHYLVFYLAVAAVYFVITLISNGAFRVFERRINRWMPQH, encoded by the coding sequence ATGATTTCTTTGTCCGAACTTTCCCAGCTGTTCGTCGCCGACGGCTGGCTTCACGCCCTGCTAGAGGGCGCGGTGGTGACCCTGCAGATTTCCGCCGGGGCCTTTGTGCTGGGCCTGGCCATCGGCTTGCTGGTGGCCATGATCAAACTCAAGGGCCCGCGCTGGCTGGTGCGCCTGGCCAATGCCTACACCACGCTGTACCGCGCGGTGCCGGAGTTACTGCTGATTCTGCTGCTGTACTACGCCGGTACCGACCTGCTGAACATCACCATGGCCGCCATGGGGCGCGACAGCGTCACGGTCAACGGTTTTGCCGCCGCCGTGCTGGTGCTGGGGATCGTGCAGGGCGCGTATTCGGCGGAGATTATCCGCGGCGCGATCCAGGCGATTCCGGTGGGCCAGATTGAAGCGGCGCGGTCCTTCGGGATCGAGCGCTGGTTGCTGCTGCGCCGGGTGCTGCTGCCGAGCATGTTGCCGTTCGCCATGGCCGGCCTGTCGAACCTGTGGCTGGTGCTGGTCAAGGACAGCGCGCTGATCAGCATCGTCGGCTACAGCGAACTGCTCTCGGTGGGCAAGCAGGCTGCCGGCTCCACCAAGCATTACCTGGTGTTCTACCTGGCGGTGGCGGCGGTGTATTTCGTCATCACGCTGATTTCCAACGGCGCGTTCCGGGTGTTCGAGCGCCGGATCAACCGCTGGATGCCACAGCACTGA
- a CDS encoding ABC transporter ATP-binding protein, with protein sequence MHAQPNSVTPVVAIDALHKSYAAHHVLKGISLRANEGEVVSLIGSSGSGKSTLLRCINLLEIPCSGSLRINGEEVRLKKDRAGNPVVADPNQVARLRTQLSMVFQSFNLWPHRTVLENVIEAPVYVLGEDRKDAIAHGEHLLEKVGLADKRDAFPAFLSGGQQQRVAIARALAMRPRVLLMDEPTSALDPELVGEVLKVIQGIAEEGRTMILVTHEMAFARDVSSKVMFLHQGLVEEEGTPQKVFQNPDSERCRQFVMAQDNRV encoded by the coding sequence TTGCACGCGCAGCCCAATTCCGTCACTCCGGTGGTCGCCATCGACGCTCTGCACAAGAGCTACGCCGCACATCACGTTCTCAAAGGCATCTCCCTGCGCGCCAACGAAGGCGAAGTGGTGTCGCTGATCGGCTCCAGCGGCTCGGGCAAAAGCACCCTGCTGCGCTGCATCAACCTGCTGGAGATCCCTTGCAGCGGCAGCCTGCGCATCAACGGCGAAGAAGTGCGGCTGAAAAAGGACCGCGCCGGCAACCCGGTGGTTGCCGACCCGAATCAGGTGGCGCGGCTGCGCACCCAACTGTCGATGGTGTTCCAGAGTTTCAACCTGTGGCCCCACCGCACCGTGCTGGAAAACGTCATCGAAGCGCCGGTGTACGTGCTCGGCGAAGACCGCAAGGACGCCATCGCTCACGGCGAACACTTGCTGGAAAAAGTCGGCCTGGCGGACAAGCGCGATGCATTCCCCGCCTTCCTCTCCGGCGGCCAGCAACAGCGCGTAGCCATCGCCCGCGCCCTGGCCATGCGCCCTCGCGTGCTGTTAATGGATGAGCCCACTTCGGCCCTCGACCCGGAGCTGGTGGGCGAAGTGCTCAAGGTCATCCAGGGCATCGCCGAAGAGGGCCGCACCATGATTCTGGTCACCCACGAAATGGCCTTTGCCCGTGACGTGTCGAGCAAGGTGATGTTCCTGCACCAGGGCTTGGTAGAAGAAGAAGGCACGCCACAAAAAGTCTTCCAGAATCCCGATAGCGAGCGCTGCCGCCAGTTCGTCATGGCCCAGGACAATCGCGTTTGA
- a CDS encoding LysR substrate-binding domain-containing protein encodes MRYPSMTALRALDAVARLGSVSDAATELNLTPSAISHQIKSLEQTLGFALTERTGRSIRITWQGESYARDIHLLLANILEAGQRFDGQQVNGRLCISSPAGFATYWLCTHIADFQALYPQVELHLISPRTPDDTSDQNADLFVAYGMGDWPNQHVQKIVSLRYFPVCSPRLVNTMGGLKTPENLVGAPLLHMIDYSDWRVWLAAAGAPNVDVQRGIVFADAHFVQSACIASQGIAMGDNLISGEALAKGWLVRPFETQIESNRGYYLVADQQKVERPVVQAFGEWVKLQLGSGLLS; translated from the coding sequence ATGCGTTACCCCTCCATGACCGCCTTGCGGGCGCTGGACGCGGTGGCTCGGCTGGGCAGCGTGTCGGACGCCGCCACTGAGCTGAACCTGACCCCCAGCGCCATCAGCCACCAGATCAAGAGCCTGGAGCAAACCCTCGGTTTTGCCCTGACTGAGCGCACCGGGCGCAGCATTCGCATCACCTGGCAGGGCGAGAGCTATGCCCGGGACATCCACCTGCTGCTGGCGAATATCCTCGAAGCCGGGCAGCGCTTTGACGGCCAGCAGGTCAACGGGCGCCTGTGCATCAGCAGCCCGGCGGGTTTTGCGACGTATTGGTTGTGTACCCATATCGCGGATTTTCAGGCGCTGTACCCGCAGGTGGAATTGCACCTGATTTCGCCACGCACCCCGGACGACACCAGCGACCAGAACGCCGACCTGTTCGTGGCCTACGGCATGGGCGACTGGCCGAACCAGCATGTGCAGAAGATCGTGTCGCTGCGCTATTTCCCTGTGTGCAGCCCGCGCCTGGTCAACACCATGGGCGGGCTCAAAACCCCGGAAAACCTGGTGGGCGCGCCGCTGTTGCACATGATCGACTACTCCGACTGGCGCGTGTGGCTGGCCGCCGCCGGGGCGCCGAATGTAGATGTGCAGCGCGGCATCGTGTTTGCCGATGCGCATTTTGTGCAGTCGGCGTGCATTGCCAGCCAGGGGATCGCCATGGGCGACAACCTGATCAGCGGCGAGGCGTTGGCCAAGGGCTGGCTGGTGCGGCCGTTCGAGACGCAGATCGAGTCCAATCGCGGGTATTACCTGGTGGCAGACCAGCAGAAGGTGGAGCGGCCGGTGGTGCAGGCGTTTGGGGAATGGGTGAAGTTGCAGTTGGGCAGCGGTTTACTCAGTTGA